Proteins found in one Salvia splendens isolate huo1 chromosome 10, SspV2, whole genome shotgun sequence genomic segment:
- the LOC121751192 gene encoding dirigent protein 21-like has protein sequence MAKAPLTFSQILLLSLAISIPSLNSQEFATKLSKREMGMIKREELTHLHFYFHDVIGGSKPTSVVVAQAATTASDPNRFGEVLVVDNRLTVGPNLSSRAVGRAQGMYALSDMGDAGDLVVFNLVFAEGRFNGSTLTVVGRDAVLSAEREVPVIGGTGVFRFARGYARTRTHLLDVKRGYVVEEYHVYVFHY, from the coding sequence ATGGCCAAAGCACCATTAACGTTCTCACAAATCCTCCTCCTCTCCTTAGCCATTTCCATCCCATCATTAAACTCCCAAGAATTCGCCACAAAACTCTCCAAGAGAGAGATGGGGATGATCAAGAGAGAGGAACTAACTCACCTCCACTTCTACTTCCACGACGTCATCGGCGGCAGCAAACCGACGTCCGTGGTGGTGGCGCAGGCCGCCACCACGGCCTCGGACCCCAACAGGTTCGGCGAGGTGCTGGTCGTGGACAATCGGCTGACGGTGGGGCCGAACCTGAGCTCGAGGGCGGTGGGCCGAGCTCAGGGGATGTACGCGTTGTCCGATATGGGCGACGCGGGGGATTTAGTGGTGTTCAATTTGGTGTTCGCCGAGGGGAGGTTCAACGGCAGCACGCTGACCGTGGTGGGGCGGGACGCGGTGCTATCGGCCGAGAGGGAGGTGCCGGTCATAGGCGGCACCGGGGTTTTCCGGTTTGCGAGGGGGTATGCGAGGACGAGGACACATTTGCTTGATGTGAAAAGGGGATATGTTGTGGAGGAGTATCATGTCTATGTCTTCCATTATTGA
- the LOC121751243 gene encoding dirigent protein 22-like produces MAGATTILALTILTLSSLLHPTNSHQFSTNLSKRAMGISTKREKLSHLHFYFHDIVSGRNPTAVRIAEAAATNSSATGFGFVAMIDDPLTSGPNYMSSEIVGRAQGLYGSADLSEVGLLMVMNFAFVAGKFNGSTLSVLGRNAVFSALREMPVVGGSGAFRFARGYAQARTHFYDFKTGDAVVQYNVFVLHY; encoded by the coding sequence ATGGCCGGAGCCACCACCATCCTCGCACTCACCATCCTCACCCTCTCATCCCTTCTCCACCCCACAAACTCCCACCAATTCTCCACAAACCTCAGCAAACGAGCAATGGGGATATCAACTAAGCGAGAGAAACTAAGCCACCTCCACTTCTACTTCCACGACATCGTCAGCGGCCGCAACCCCACGGCCGTCCGCATCGCCGAGGCCGCCGCCACCAACTCCTCCGCCACGGGCTTCGGCTTCGTGGCGATGATAGACGACCCCCTCACCTCCGGCCCCAACTACATGAGCTCCGAGATCGTGGGGAGAGCGCAGGGCCTGTACGGCTCCGCCGATTTGAGCGAGGTGGGGCTTCTCATGGTGATGAATTTCGCCTTCGTGGCGGGGAAGTTCAACGGCAGCACGCTCAGCGTGCTGGGCCGGAACGCGGTGTTCAGCGCCTTGAGGGAGATGCCGGTCGTCGGCGGAAGCGGCGCTTTCCGGTTTGCGAGGGGGTATGCTCAGGCGAGGACTCATTTCTATGACTTCAAAACTGGGGATGCTGTTGTTCAGTATAATGTTTTTGTGTTGCATTATTAG
- the LOC121750685 gene encoding zinc finger protein 8-like, with product MDKASERETRDFMSVESFSQLPFIRSAPRDKGAGGIRLFGQELGTKKTPKDYPSDSNDDENNINNTQDSEASNGGGSSRKFECHYCCRNFPTSQALGGHQNAHKRERQQAKRAHLQSAMLHGSLADSHVYGLMNYSRLGSAPPLPVAYHSWGGGGGPASSSAYTATSRIYGSYANTTAQPQQQPITCSPLAFWRVPAAAPAAFAGRSQPPQTSLEVRALPSSISSIPASQLRFGYESKAKMQEHVSLDLHL from the coding sequence ATGGATAAAGCATCTGAGAGAGAGACTCGAGACTTCATGAGCGTCGAGTCCTTCTCTCAGCTGCCCTTCATCCGCTCTGCGCCCCGCGACAAGGGCGCCGGTGGAATTAGACTATTCGGCCAAGAATTGGGCACCAAGAAAACCCCAAAGGACTATCCCTCAGACTCCAACGATGACGAAAACAACATCAACAACACTCAAGACTCGGAGGCCAGCAACGGAGGCGGCAGCAGCCGGAAATTCGAGTGCCACTACTGCTGCCGAAACTTCCCCACCTCCCAAGCCCTCGGCGGCCACCAAAACGCCCACAAGAGGGAGAGGCAGCAAGCCAAGAGAGCTCATCTGCAGTCAGCAATGCTGCATGGTAGCTTGGCTGATTCTCACGTCTACGGCCTAATGAACTACAGCCGCCTCGGCTCAGCACCTCCGCTGCCGGTGGCTTACCACTCTTGGGGCGGTGGAGGCGGCCCTGCCTCCAGCAGCGCCTACACCGCCACCAGCAGGATCTACGGGAGCTACGCAAACACCACCGCTCAGCCACAGCAGCAGCCGATCACCTGCAGCCCCTTGGCCTTTTGGCGGGTCCCAGCTGCTGCTCCGGCTGCGTTTGCTGGCCGCAGCCAGCCACCGCAGACGTCACTGGAGGTGAGGGCCTTGCCATCGTCGATCAGTAGCATTCCAGCCTCTCAGCTGCGGTTTGGATACGAATCGAAGGCTAAAATGCAAGAACATGTGAGTTTGGATTTGCATCTTTAG